The Ancylobacter sp. SL191 nucleotide sequence ACCATGTCGAGCCGGCCGATCCGGCGGCCATCGTGACGCTGGCCAATGCCGGTGGCACGCCCGAGCGCGCGCCGTTCCGCGCGGCTGTCACCTCGTTCTATCTGACCAACCCCATCGCGCGGGCCTCCGCGGTGATGGCCGAATGCGCCGCGCTCGCCTCAAGCCGCCTCGCGGCGGCGGCCGAGTGAGGGGAGGGAGAGCATGACCACCACAAGCTGGCTCGATACTCTTCTTCAGGTTCTCATCATCGTGGCCCAGAGCCTGGGTCTGCTGGTTGGCCTGCTCATCGTCGTCGCCTATGTGCTGCTGGCCGATCGCAAGATCTGGGCGGCGGTGCAGCTGCGGCGCGGTCCGAACGTGGTCGGGCCCTTCGGCCTGTTCCAGTCCTTCGCCGATCTGATCAAGTTCGTGCTGAAGGAGCCGGTCATCCCCGACGGCTCGAACAAGGGCGTGTTCCTGCTCGCCCCCTTCGTCACCTGCCTGCTGGCGCTCGCCGCCTGGGCCGTGGTGCCGATCGACGCCGGCTGGGTGGTCGCCGACATCAATGTCGGCGTGCTCTACATCTTCGCGATCTCCTCGCTCGGCGTGTACGGCGTCATCATGGGCGGCTGGGCGTCGAACTCGAAGTACCCCTTCCTGTCGGCGCTGCGCGCGGCGGCGCAGATGGTGTCCTACGAGGTCTCCATCGGCTTCGTCATCGTCACCGTGCTGATGTGCGCGGGCTCGCTGAACCTCTCGGCCATCGTCGAGGCGCAGAACACGCCCTATGGCATTCTGGGCTGGTACTGGCTGCCGCTGTTCCCGATGTTCGTGATCTTCTTCATCTCGGCGCTGGCCGAGACGAACCGCCCGCCCTTCGATCTGGGCGAAGCGGAATCCGAGCTGGTCGCCGGCTTCATGGTGGAATACGGCTCGACCCCGTACATGATGTTCATGCTCGGCGAGTATGTGGCGATCATGACCATGTGCGCGCTGACCACCATCCTGTTCATGGGTGGCTGGCTGCCGCCGGTGCCGATCGCCCCCTTCACCTGGGTGCCGGGCATTGTGTGGTTCCTGCTCAAGGTGCTGCTGGTCTTCTTCATGTTCGCCATGGTGAAGGCAATGGTTCCGCGCTACCGCTACGACCAGCTGATGCGTCTGGGCTGGAAGGTCTTCCTGCCGATCTCCCTCGGCATGGTGGTTCTGGTCGCCAGCGTGCTGCACTTCACGGGCCTTGCGCCCGGCGGGGGCTGAAATGGATGACGGGGTTCTCGCTGCCCTGATGGAAGCCTCCGCCGTCGGTTGGACGGGGGCTCTCGCCGGCGCCCTGTTCGGTGCCCTCGAATGGTTCATTCTGCCGGGGGTCGTCGAGACGACGATCCGCGGTTCCAAGGAAGCCCGCAAGCTGAGCCGGGATCAGCTTGAGGGTGTCATTTCATGGTGGAAGACGGTGATCCGGGTGTTCGCCGTCTCGATGCCGCTGCTGGGCTTCGGCCTTGCCGCGGCCATGGCCGAATGAGGAGAGCGTCATGAGATTGGATCTGGCGGCCCGCCAGCTGCTGCTCACCGAGTTTGTCTCGGCGTTCTTCCTGGCGATGCGCTATTTCTTCAAGCCGAAGGCGACGCTCAACTACCCCTTCGAGAAGGGGCCGGTGAGCCCGCGCTTCCGTGGCGAGCACGCGCTGCGCCGCTACCCCAACGGGGAAGAGCGCTGCATCGCCTGCAAGCTGTGCGAGGCCATCTGCCCGGCGCAGGCCATCACCATCGAGGCCGGCCCGCGCCGCAATGACGGCACCCGCCGCACGACGCGTTACGACATCGACATGGTGAAGTGCATCTATTGCGGCTTCTGCCAGGAGGCCTGCCCGGTCGATGCGATCGTCGAGGGACCGAACTTCGAGTTCGCCACCGAGACGCGCGAGGAACTCTATTACGACAAGGCCAAGCTGCTCGCGAACGGCGACCGCTGGGAACGCGAGATCGCTCGGAATATCGAGCTCGACGCGCCGTATCGCTGAGCGGCCGGGGGATGGACGACGTGAAGACCATAACGAGACAAG carries:
- the nuoH gene encoding NADH-quinone oxidoreductase subunit NuoH — protein: MTTTSWLDTLLQVLIIVAQSLGLLVGLLIVVAYVLLADRKIWAAVQLRRGPNVVGPFGLFQSFADLIKFVLKEPVIPDGSNKGVFLLAPFVTCLLALAAWAVVPIDAGWVVADINVGVLYIFAISSLGVYGVIMGGWASNSKYPFLSALRAAAQMVSYEVSIGFVIVTVLMCAGSLNLSAIVEAQNTPYGILGWYWLPLFPMFVIFFISALAETNRPPFDLGEAESELVAGFMVEYGSTPYMMFMLGEYVAIMTMCALTTILFMGGWLPPVPIAPFTWVPGIVWFLLKVLLVFFMFAMVKAMVPRYRYDQLMRLGWKVFLPISLGMVVLVASVLHFTGLAPGGG
- the nuoI gene encoding NADH-quinone oxidoreductase subunit NuoI; translation: MRLDLAARQLLLTEFVSAFFLAMRYFFKPKATLNYPFEKGPVSPRFRGEHALRRYPNGEERCIACKLCEAICPAQAITIEAGPRRNDGTRRTTRYDIDMVKCIYCGFCQEACPVDAIVEGPNFEFATETREELYYDKAKLLANGDRWEREIARNIELDAPYR